The following are from one region of the Gemmatimonadota bacterium genome:
- a CDS encoding beta-ketoacyl-ACP synthase III, with the protein MDRPAGIVGIGSAVPEGTLTNQDLERMVDTSDEWIVERTGIRTRHITDSATTTSMLATEAGRRAMAAAGVGPEDLDLIIVATATPDMLFPSTGCLVQRNLGASRAAAFDIAAACTGFIYGLNLASGMIALGVHETVLVIGAETLTKITDYTDRGTCVLFGDGAGAAVVRPVEKGRGFLSLRIHSDGNLADELKLPGGGSLHPATEETVAKRLHYLRMNGNSVFKAAVTCMAGAAREAMDAAGVTTDDLALFIPHQANIRIIEATGRKLRVPKEKLLVNVDRFGNTSAASIPIALDEAIQDGRVAEGDLVGVVAFGAGFTWGSAVIRL; encoded by the coding sequence ATGGACCGCCCGGCGGGGATTGTGGGGATTGGGTCGGCCGTTCCGGAAGGGACCCTCACTAATCAGGATCTGGAACGGATGGTGGACACCTCCGACGAGTGGATCGTCGAGCGCACCGGCATTCGAACGCGCCACATTACGGATTCCGCCACGACGACCTCCATGCTGGCTACCGAAGCGGGTCGTCGAGCGATGGCGGCTGCCGGTGTGGGGCCGGAAGACCTGGACCTCATCATCGTGGCGACGGCGACGCCGGATATGCTCTTCCCGTCCACGGGGTGTCTTGTGCAGCGGAATCTGGGCGCGTCACGCGCGGCGGCATTTGACATCGCGGCCGCGTGCACCGGCTTCATCTACGGGCTGAATCTGGCGTCGGGGATGATTGCGCTGGGCGTGCATGAGACCGTGCTGGTGATCGGTGCGGAGACGCTGACGAAGATCACCGACTACACGGACCGCGGGACCTGCGTGCTGTTCGGCGACGGTGCGGGGGCGGCGGTGGTTCGCCCGGTGGAGAAGGGGCGCGGATTCCTTTCGCTCCGGATTCACTCGGACGGGAATCTCGCGGACGAGTTGAAGCTGCCCGGCGGCGGGTCGCTGCACCCGGCCACGGAAGAGACGGTGGCGAAGCGCCTGCACTACCTTCGCATGAACGGGAACAGCGTGTTCAAGGCGGCCGTCACTTGCATGGCGGGCGCGGCTCGCGAGGCCATGGACGCCGCCGGGGTTACCACGGACGATCTGGCGCTGTTCATCCCCCATCAAGCCAACATTCGGATCATCGAGGCCACGGGACGGAAGCTGCGCGTCCCGAAGGAGAAGCTCCTGGTGAATGTGGATCGCTTCGGGAACACCTCCGCCGCTTCGATCCCGATCGCGCTGGACGAAGCGATTCAGGACGGTCGCGTGGCGGAGGGGGATCTGGTGGGAGTGGTGGCGTTCGGTGCGGGTTTCACCTGGGGATCCGCCGTCATTCGGTTGTAG
- the fabD gene encoding ACP S-malonyltransferase, whose protein sequence is MSKAAFLFPGQGAQYVGMGAALAAEYPAARAVFDRASEVLGFDLAALCADGPEDALRETRNTQPALFVKSFAAWEVVRGVVRADFVAGHSLGEYSALAVAGAVSFEDGLRAVRRRGELMWESGVKRPGTMAAVLGMSGDAVENLCAEASAAGVVQPANLNCPGQVVISGSVPGVERAVELAPEHGAKRAMRLNVSGAFHSELMEDARDELAAFLDGIEIRDAAIPVVANVSAKPVTEAAQIRRNLVDQMTSPVRWEESMRFLLEAGVEVFTEIGAGRVLRGLLRSVDRKAKCSSVGNAETIAAVLTGAGEVAQ, encoded by the coding sequence ATGTCGAAGGCCGCGTTTCTGTTCCCCGGTCAGGGGGCGCAGTATGTCGGGATGGGGGCCGCGCTGGCCGCAGAGTACCCGGCTGCGCGCGCCGTGTTTGACCGTGCGTCGGAGGTGCTGGGCTTCGACCTTGCTGCGCTTTGCGCGGACGGTCCGGAGGACGCACTTCGCGAAACGCGGAACACGCAGCCTGCGCTCTTCGTCAAGAGCTTTGCCGCCTGGGAGGTGGTGCGCGGGGTGGTTCGCGCGGATTTTGTCGCCGGGCACTCTCTGGGGGAGTATTCCGCGCTGGCGGTGGCGGGAGCCGTTTCCTTTGAGGATGGTCTTCGCGCCGTGCGCCGTCGCGGGGAACTCATGTGGGAATCCGGCGTGAAACGCCCGGGGACGATGGCGGCAGTTCTCGGGATGTCCGGCGATGCTGTGGAGAACCTCTGCGCCGAAGCCAGCGCCGCAGGGGTCGTGCAGCCTGCAAACCTGAACTGCCCCGGGCAGGTCGTCATCTCCGGATCGGTCCCGGGGGTGGAACGCGCGGTGGAACTCGCGCCGGAGCACGGGGCCAAGCGTGCCATGCGGCTCAATGTGTCGGGCGCGTTTCACAGCGAACTCATGGAAGACGCGCGGGACGAGCTGGCGGCTTTCCTTGACGGGATCGAAATCCGGGACGCGGCCATTCCCGTAGTGGCGAATGTGTCCGCGAAGCCCGTGACGGAGGCCGCGCAGATTCGCCGGAACCTCGTCGACCAGATGACCTCTCCCGTTCGCTGGGAAGAGTCGATGCGCTTCCTTCTGGAGGCGGGCGTGGAGGTGTTTACGGAGATCGGTGCCGGTCGGGTTCTGCGGGGGCTTCTCCGCTCGGTGGATCGAAAGGCAAAGTGTTCAAGTGTGGGGAATGCGGAAACGATCGCGGCGGTCCTGACCGGCGCAGGGGAGGTGGCCCAATGA
- the fabG gene encoding 3-oxoacyl-[acyl-carrier-protein] reductase: MSVPVALVTGAARNIGRAIATRLAADGFDVACVDMTEDSLTETVAEVESLGRRAVAVAADVSDPESSRAAVDATMEAFGRVDVLVNNAGITRDGLLLRMSEEDFGLVLSVNLKGVFHFSKAAARPMMKQRSGRIINISSVIGLRGNAGQSNYAASKAGVIGFTKSLAQELASRGILVNAVAPGFIGTAMTENLPESVKEGMLKSIPLGKLGTPENVAGIVSFLASEDSSYVTGQVLTVDGGMVM; the protein is encoded by the coding sequence ATGAGTGTGCCCGTAGCTTTGGTGACGGGAGCGGCGCGAAACATCGGACGCGCCATCGCGACGCGACTTGCCGCGGACGGTTTCGATGTGGCGTGTGTGGACATGACGGAGGATTCGCTCACGGAGACGGTGGCGGAAGTGGAGTCGCTCGGTCGCCGTGCCGTGGCTGTGGCCGCGGATGTGTCGGATCCAGAGAGCAGTCGCGCCGCCGTGGACGCGACCATGGAAGCGTTCGGTCGCGTGGATGTGCTGGTGAACAACGCGGGGATCACGAGGGACGGGCTGCTCCTTCGTATGTCCGAAGAGGACTTCGGCCTCGTTCTGTCTGTGAACCTGAAGGGCGTTTTCCACTTTTCGAAGGCGGCGGCACGCCCCATGATGAAGCAGCGCTCAGGCCGGATCATCAACATATCGTCGGTGATCGGGCTGCGAGGCAATGCGGGACAGTCCAACTACGCTGCGTCGAAGGCAGGGGTGATCGGCTTCACGAAGAGCCTCGCCCAGGAACTGGCTTCGCGCGGCATTCTCGTCAATGCGGTGGCGCCGGGCTTTATCGGAACCGCCATGACCGAGAACCTCCCCGAAAGCGTCAAGGAGGGAATGCTGAAGTCCATTCCCCTCGGGAAGTTGGGGACTCCCGAAAATGTAGCGGGTATCGTATCTTTTCTGGCTTCGGAGGATTCGTCGTACGTCACCGGTCAGGTGTTGACTGTGGACGGTGGAATGGTGATGTGA